The following proteins come from a genomic window of Microbacterium sp. SY138:
- a CDS encoding HAMP domain-containing sensor histidine kinase, with the protein MTARRLRRPTLRTAIALVLVGSTIAVSVIVTGVVVFTAGRIVYESRQQGLLDEFSTTADALFTSISTGSPEDTWKYYAEILPGETVIIDLDSGRSAGELRPDQVPDALAIDDDTRRSGDLTSLMTTLEGRDVFFVSVVRDDLPQDPSARLAVVTAYSMEPQREQVRELVISGALLSGGVVVLVVLLERLLGGALTRPLRRLVDTAQAVGSGEGPPAWKPSFDDVDRVADALRLSSEQLGSTIAQLQRREAESRQLVSDVAHELRTPLTSMMAVDELLDEDEHTTAEERAVAAAVVRTGTRRLHTLIEHLLELSRLDAGVARVHRTTLVLPDLLADVIDATGVDVVELRASPGLQIRTDPSRLHTVVANLLTNASRHGRPPVTVRVHEDGDALHIDVGDQGPGIPAADAERVFDRFVTTDRSRSDGAGTGLGLAIARDSARLLGGDLTLLPRSPGATFRVTLPRV; encoded by the coding sequence ATGACCGCACGTCGTCTTCGTCGTCCCACCCTCCGCACGGCCATCGCGCTCGTTCTCGTCGGCAGCACGATCGCGGTCTCGGTCATCGTCACCGGAGTCGTCGTGTTCACCGCGGGGCGCATCGTCTACGAGTCGCGCCAACAGGGTCTGCTCGACGAGTTCTCGACCACCGCGGACGCCCTGTTCACCTCCATCTCCACCGGGTCCCCCGAGGACACCTGGAAGTACTACGCCGAGATCCTTCCCGGCGAGACGGTCATCATCGACCTCGACAGCGGCCGGAGCGCGGGCGAGCTCCGGCCGGACCAGGTGCCCGATGCGCTCGCCATCGACGACGACACCCGTCGCTCCGGAGACCTGACGTCGCTGATGACCACGCTCGAAGGGCGCGACGTCTTCTTCGTCTCCGTGGTGCGGGACGATCTCCCCCAGGACCCGAGCGCCCGACTCGCCGTGGTCACCGCGTACTCGATGGAGCCGCAGCGGGAGCAGGTGCGGGAGCTCGTCATCTCCGGGGCGCTCCTGAGCGGCGGCGTGGTGGTGCTCGTCGTGCTGCTCGAACGCCTGCTCGGCGGAGCGTTGACACGCCCGCTCCGCCGTCTGGTCGACACCGCGCAGGCGGTCGGGTCCGGCGAGGGGCCACCGGCGTGGAAACCGTCGTTCGACGACGTCGACCGGGTGGCCGACGCTCTTCGTCTCTCCTCCGAACAGTTGGGGTCCACCATCGCGCAGCTGCAGCGCCGGGAAGCGGAGTCCCGACAGCTGGTCAGCGACGTCGCCCACGAACTGCGCACACCGCTCACCTCGATGATGGCGGTCGACGAGCTCCTCGACGAAGACGAGCACACGACCGCCGAGGAGCGGGCGGTCGCTGCTGCGGTCGTGCGCACCGGAACGCGCCGTCTGCATACCCTGATCGAGCACCTGCTCGAGCTCTCCCGCCTCGATGCCGGGGTCGCACGCGTCCACCGCACGACCCTCGTGCTCCCCGATCTGCTCGCCGACGTGATCGATGCGACGGGCGTCGATGTCGTCGAACTGCGGGCCTCGCCCGGCCTGCAGATCCGCACCGACCCGTCACGGCTGCATACGGTGGTGGCGAACCTGCTCACCAACGCATCCCGGCACGGTCGCCCGCCCGTCACCGTCCGCGTGCACGAAGACGGCGACGCACTGCACATCGATGTCGGCGATCAGGGCCCCGGCATCCCCGCGGCCGACGCCGAGCGGGTGTTCGACCGCTTCGTCACCACCGACCGTTCGCGCTCCGACGGTGCGGGAACCGGGCTCGGGCTCGCGATCGCCCGCGACAGTGCGCGACTCCTCGGCGGCGATCTCACGCTGCTCCCCCGATCCCCCGGTGCGACCTTCCGCGTGACTCTTCCGCGCGTGTGA